A stretch of DNA from Asticcacaulis sp.:
CCGGCTTATATTCTGGCGTTGGCGCCGTCAGGCTGGAGCTGATGTCGCTTTCCAGCGCCTTCATCTGGTGGCCGACATCCTCAAGCCCCAGTTTCCCGGCCCTGAGCGCATCGACTTCCTTGCGCAGGTCGTCGAGTTCGCTTTGCCGTGCCATGTCCTCGAATGAGGTGCGGAATTCATCCGCCATGCGCCGCATCTTGCCGACGAATCGGCCAAGCTGGCGCAGCAGTTTCGGCAGGTCTTTCGGACCGACGACAACCAGCGCCACGACAGCAATAAGAATGAGCTCACCGCCCCCGACACCGGGCACCATGTGAAAGAC
This window harbors:
- the tatB gene encoding Sec-independent protein translocase protein TatB, which gives rise to MVPGVGGGELILIAVVALVVVGPKDLPKLLRQLGRFVGKMRRMADEFRTSFEDMARQSELDDLRKEVDALRAGKLGLEDVGHQMKALESDISSSLTAPTPEYKPATYTPETADEPSRSATGRPAAG